Proteins from a single region of Mus pahari chromosome 2, PAHARI_EIJ_v1.1, whole genome shotgun sequence:
- the LOC115063401 gene encoding uncharacterized protein LOC115063401, whose protein sequence is MSAPPRRERRDAARGCRSGSRADAVAAGPPRRAAAARCRAPRPPHRLLPGGRCHRRHPPAPRRLGEWEAPGRIGGRLPARQPLATGKRNGRRAPRQPSPRGPHWRSAGRGEAKRRDWVPLLWLCPTTRPARPGPAQHVVMDRQVAPPSRRNSHHHQSEGSPSCRTWPVSAGEQQVHLFIARAFVAVPRVLELLGG, encoded by the exons ATGTCCGCGCCGCCCCGG cgagAGAGGCGGGACGCAGCTCGCGGCTGCCGCTCAGGTAGCCGTGCGGACGCGGTCGCTGCCGGGCCGCCGCGACGGGCCGCTGCCGCTCGCTGCCGTGCTCCGCGGCCTCCGCACCGCCTCCTCCCGGGCGGCCGCTGTCACCGCCGCCATCCTCCGGCTCCCCGGCGGCTCGGAGAGTGGGAGGCGCCCGGCCGGATTGGGGGCCGCCTCCCTGCGCGCCAGCCGCTCGCAACGGGAAAGAGGAACGGGCGGCGCGCGCCCCGGCAACCGTCGCCTCGCGGCCCGCACTGGAGGAGCGCCGGCCGAGGCGAGGCAAAGCGCAGAGATTGGGTCCCGCTGCTCTGGCTCTGCCCTACAACTAGGCCGGCCCGCCCAGGCCCCGCCCAGCATGTGGTGATGGACAGACAGGTGGCTCCGCCCTCCAGGCGAaactcccaccaccaccaatcaGAAGGCAGCCCCTCCTGCCGCACGTGGCCTGTGAGCGCTGGAGAACAGCAAGTGCACCTTTTCATTGCTCGGGCGTTCGTGGCAGTGCCCCGTGTCCTGGAGCTTTTGGGTGGGTAG